The Pyrus communis chromosome 9, drPyrComm1.1, whole genome shotgun sequence genome has a segment encoding these proteins:
- the LOC137745436 gene encoding protein HEAT INTOLERANT 4-like, producing the protein MQKDGAKRKASRKPTRPLRKRVKASEPKLEPEHLVEEPRKLKDLWKAAFPVGKGRDRMDSVHKGFNWDFFNLERAFEEKGKLNHEVIGNNDKVYLFGTIECHLQRKDEVVVPVLVAVVSPSPPSDDLRIKPVNGAEIRVPMKALKMDWIPCISLYKKDSATQVMTYPQIFVLGCTERRSDASNCTKDESFVKLHYFFPCLDDNEEEEDDCRVGGEEDEFAKFIIEETMGGDEELSPVVKAGLKEYVEDMIFDAKRNHGENKDSSSSVFSFIQAILGDGRCKCKHPDEGTSTLKRLSLEEGFGKGIIIGTPKISFYTSNFLYLKRKMHL; encoded by the coding sequence ATGCAGAAAGACGGAGCAAAGAGGAAAGCCAGCCGGAAACCTACTCGGCCATTGCGAAAGCGGGTCAAAGCCTCCGAACCGAAACTGGAACCCGAGCACTTGGTGGAGGAGCCCCGAAAACTGAAAGACCTATGGAAGGCTGCGTTTCCCGTCGGAAAAGGCAGGGACAGGATGGACTCCGTGCACAAGGGGTTCAACTGGGATTTTTTTAATCTCGAACGAGCATTCGAAGAGAAGGGAAAGCTCAATCACGAGGTCATTGGTAACAATGACAAGGTCTATCTGTTCGGCACAATCGAATGTCATCTTCAGAGGAAGGATGAAGTTGTAGTCCCTGTTTTGGTGGCTGTTGTATCGCCTTCCCCGCCATCAGATGATCTGAGGATTAAGCCGGTCAATGGAGCAGAAATTAGGGTTCCGATGAAAGCGTTGAAGATGGATTGGATTCCATGCATTTCTCTGTACAAGAAAGATTCAGCCACCCAAGTGATGACGTATCCTCAAATATTTGTCTTGGGTTGCACGGAAAGGAGAAGTGACGCTTCGAACTGCACAAAGGATGAAAGTTTCGTGAAACTTCACTACTTCTTTCCGTGTTTGGATGAcaatgaggaggaagaagatgactGTCGGGTAGGAGGCGAGGAGGATGAATTTGCCAAGTTCATCATAGAGGAGACTATGGGAGGAGACGAGGAATTGTCACCTGTTGTAAAAGCTGGCTTGAAGGAGTATGTGGAGGACATGATATTTGATGCAAAGAGAAACCATGGAGAGAACAAAGATAGTAGCAGTAGTGTTTTTTCGTTCATCCAAGCGATACTAGGAGACGGGAGATGCAAATGCAAGCACCCGGACGAAGGGACAAGCACTCTAAAGCGCTTGAGCCTAGAAGAGGGTTTCGGAAagggaattattattggcactccaaaaatctcattctacacttcaaactttttatatttgaaaagaaaaatgcacttgtga